DNA from Triticum aestivum cultivar Chinese Spring chromosome 7D, IWGSC CS RefSeq v2.1, whole genome shotgun sequence:
CATTGTTTCCTCATGACTTTTCTTTTTGAAGTTTTTCCTCATGAGTTTCTTTTTTATAACTCAATTGAGACCAATGTGTTTATTTTCTTTGACAAAATTTTATTTTTTTCATAAAAGAACATTGCTTTCCTCTAGTCCGGTCTAGGTTCATTAGCCTCCTTGGTGTTCCTGCGCGCTGGGCACCCTCGGCCCTCGCTGTGAGTTcggtaaaaaagaagaagaaaaaaacatatCGCAGCGCGCCGTCAGCCTCCCCTCCCCATTTCGTTCGTTCGTTCCCCCTCTCGCCCAACCAGTCCCCATCCCCGCCCAGGAAGAAAGCTTCTCTCTTTTCCCCTCACCGCGCCGAGACGAAATCTCCAAAACCCTagaaccaccccgccgccccccATGCCGCCCAGACGACGCCCCGGCCACCCGTTGATATTCCGTCTTCCAGACGGTCGAAGCATCAATGTCTACACCAACGACGATGGGGATTTTGtcaccggcggatcggagccacgACTCGTCTCTGATCTCTGCAGAGAAATCAACTCCGAAATGCAGCGCCAGCGCGACCTTTCCCGCAGCCGCCTCTCCCTTCCTCCATCAGCTACCACCTCCCCTCCACCACCAGCCGATCCTCTcttctcctccaccaccaccagccgaccctctcccctcctctcctgtCCGACATCGGCCGCAGCGTCCAGTGCCACCTCCCCTCCGCCATCAGGCGCCGCATCCAGGgccacctcccctcctctcccctccaccaacagccgatcccctcccctcctttcccctccgCCACCAGCTGCAGTCTCCACAAGCCGATCCCCTCCACCACCAGCTGCAGCCTCCACAACCCACCTCGCTCCCATCCTTTCCTCTCCACTACTAGCTGCAGCCTCCGCAAGCCACCCCgcccccctcctctcccctccaccATCGATTGCAGCCTCCACAACCCGACCCCGAGACCTCTTCACCGACATAGACGGGGTATCTCGACGCCTTGCGGATGTGGCAGTGGAAGGTCGCTCCTACAGTTGGCTAGAGCCTCCACCGTATGTTAGAGACAACTAAGAATTAGTAGAATGAGATCTCCTTGATATCGATCTTTGCAAAATATAATAATAATTTATGTTCCACAGTCTTATTCATCTTTTGTTTTTTTAGCTGCGAGGACACCGAGCAGGCAGTGCGTcttgaggccccaccaccgccaagGCCTTTTCCACCTGTTTCTTCATTGATGCCAACAAGATTGCTCATTAAATATTTCCTGAGGGTTGATGCTGATGGACTCTTTCACACATATCCTCATCGAGGCGGTCCGTTTAAGAGCTTGAAAGAAGCTCGGGATGCTATAGACTCCCATCACACTAATCTGTGTAAATTCAAGTAAATCCTCTCTCAACTTTGTTTCTATGTGTAAGTGCTGAAAAATTCTTATATGTATAATGCTATGTCCTATGCTAGCATCTTGTATGCAAGTGTATTTCTTTTTAGCTCACTCGTAACTTATAGTCAAGCCACTACTAGCTTGGCACACACCATGGTGACAGGTAGCAGTTTCAGTTTAGTGGACAGGATAGTATTGTGACACAAAATATCAATTTGTTAAAGTCAGTGTATCTAAAAAGATCAATCATCCAAGCTTGTACTTTTCCTCAGCTATGTGACTGTATTTTCAGATTCCTGGCTCAGTGTTGTTTTACGGGTCAGGACTTAAGGGCTTCTTGTTGCTTGTTGGTGATCACTGTGGGCAATTGCCGCTGTGATATAAGAGCAAACCGTTGAGACCtcctttggtttacaggaattttgAAGGAATTCTAGAGGACAGGAATTTTGTAGAAAAAATTAATTTGAAGccttttggtttgtaggaatggatttcctattcctatgtaggataggaatcctTAACATTTCAAAGGGAAAAAAAAATTAGCCTAGACCCAATGGAAAActtcctatcctatgaatcaaatttCATCTCTTTTCTAATTGGAATTGAGACACATATCTCATTTCCTATGGTTTTCCTATTCCCATGACATTCCTATCCTACGAACCAAAAAGGGAAATCTCCCACAGAGCAAGTAAAAATCTGAGCATAAATGTCTTGCTTAGCCGGTAATTC
Protein-coding regions in this window:
- the LOC123165537 gene encoding uncharacterized protein isoform X1, whose protein sequence is MPPRRRPGHPLIFRLPDGRSINVYTNDDGDFVTGGSEPRLVSDLCREINSEMQRQRDLSRSRLSLPPSATTSPPPPADPLFSSTTTSRPSPLLSCPTSAAASSATSPPPSGAASRATSPPLPSTNSRSPPLLSPPPPAAVSTSRSPPPPAAASTTHLAPILSSPLLAAASASHPAPLLSPPPSIAASTTRPRDLFTDIDGVSRRLADVAVEGRSYSWLEPPPCEDTEQAVRLEAPPPPRPFPPVSSLMPTRLLIKYFLRVDADGLFHTYPHRGGPFKSLKEARDAIDSHHTNLCKFKYMGDLSEEDIHVWQTLYWPNGTRMNSKQALDVMMNRRPKWDVLNALLDKYNEDHHLFGDFAYELKEIVSYKPHFQGKNSPYKCRSFSHLNLIVKTGSSTVGDLFFAEITCMKDGELEEYVLSCICVVTPEANGECCGCGDDVKHPTGVEYKKRDKLPVRRNGCRRMSEELFNEFIVVRDEDWLDAEEAWVRQEFRMSNKGDGQGMRGRYVIPAKR